The Arthrobacter sp. NicSoilC5 genome has a window encoding:
- the rnc gene encoding ribonuclease III — translation MSSTEELLKRLGVSIDAGTLRLALTHRSYAYENGGIPTNERLEFLGDSILGFSVTDALYRDNPDLPEGELAKRRSAVVSTRALAGIGRSLGIGEYIYLGQGEKLTHGKNKASILADTMEALIGATYVSNDIETARQLVMRLIGPLLKDAAVLGAGTDWKTSIQELAASRQLGSIHYAVDGSGPDHARTFTAVLNIGGTAYGKGSGHSKKEAEQEAAADAWRVLSGAETRSAAGTSAGSVTAT, via the coding sequence ATGTCTTCAACTGAAGAGCTTCTGAAGCGTCTCGGTGTCTCTATTGACGCCGGGACGCTTCGTCTTGCGCTTACCCACCGCTCGTACGCGTACGAGAACGGCGGTATCCCCACCAACGAGCGCCTCGAGTTCCTGGGCGACTCCATCCTGGGCTTTTCCGTCACTGATGCCCTGTACCGGGACAACCCGGACCTGCCCGAAGGCGAACTCGCCAAGCGCCGGTCCGCCGTCGTCAGCACCCGTGCCCTTGCGGGCATCGGACGCAGCCTGGGCATTGGTGAGTACATTTACCTGGGCCAGGGCGAGAAACTTACCCACGGCAAAAACAAGGCATCCATCCTCGCGGACACCATGGAGGCCCTGATCGGGGCAACCTACGTCTCCAACGACATCGAGACCGCGCGGCAGCTGGTCATGCGGCTGATCGGACCGCTACTGAAGGATGCCGCCGTCCTGGGCGCCGGCACCGACTGGAAGACCAGCATCCAGGAACTCGCGGCCAGCCGGCAGCTGGGCAGCATCCATTACGCAGTGGATGGTTCCGGCCCGGACCATGCCCGCACCTTCACCGCTGTGCTGAACATCGGTGGAACGGCCTACGGCAAGGGCTCCGGGCATTCCAAGAAGGAAGCGGAGCAGGAAGCCGCGGCCGACGCCTGGCGTGTACTTTCGGGCGCCGAGACACGGAGTGCAGCCGGCACGTCCGCGGGCTCCGTGACCGCCACGTAG
- the mutM gene encoding bifunctional DNA-formamidopyrimidine glycosylase/DNA-(apurinic or apyrimidinic site) lyase: protein MPELPEVEVVRRGLVSWVRGRTISAVDVLDPRSVRRHALGPGDFAGNLEGATVSDVVRRGKFLWMPLTDGPAALENPGTAPVPEVALMAHLGMSGQLLMQDPDVPDEKHLKVRLRLSPREGMPDQLRFVDQRIFGGLFVTALIPTDDDGPGGLAESPLPLIAAEAAHIARDPLDPSFSFDLFYQRLRKRKTGLKRALLDQGLVSGIGNIYADEALWRARLHFARPTDTLRRSEARRVLDSAREVMLDALAAGGTSFDSLYVNVNGASGYFDRSLNAYGRQGEPCKRCAAAGINAVIRRDQFMNRSSHTCPVCQPRPRNGRW from the coding sequence ATGCCTGAACTGCCCGAGGTCGAAGTGGTGCGCCGCGGCCTGGTGAGCTGGGTCCGAGGCCGGACCATCAGTGCTGTCGACGTCCTGGATCCGCGCTCCGTCCGGCGCCATGCCCTTGGGCCCGGGGACTTTGCCGGCAACCTCGAGGGTGCAACGGTGTCCGACGTCGTGCGCCGCGGCAAGTTCCTCTGGATGCCGCTGACGGACGGCCCCGCTGCACTGGAAAATCCTGGGACCGCACCGGTACCGGAAGTCGCGCTCATGGCACATCTGGGGATGAGCGGGCAACTCCTGATGCAGGATCCGGACGTCCCCGATGAAAAGCACCTCAAGGTCCGCCTCCGCCTGAGTCCACGGGAGGGCATGCCGGACCAGCTGCGGTTCGTGGACCAGCGGATCTTCGGCGGCCTGTTCGTTACCGCTTTAATTCCCACGGACGACGACGGCCCCGGCGGCCTGGCAGAGTCCCCCCTTCCGCTGATCGCCGCTGAAGCTGCCCACATCGCGCGCGACCCCTTGGACCCGTCCTTTTCCTTCGACCTCTTCTACCAACGCCTCCGCAAGCGCAAGACGGGCTTGAAGCGGGCTCTGTTGGACCAGGGGCTGGTGTCCGGCATTGGCAACATCTACGCCGACGAAGCCCTGTGGCGGGCCCGCCTGCATTTCGCCCGGCCCACCGACACCCTTCGCCGCAGCGAGGCGCGGCGCGTCCTGGACAGCGCCCGGGAGGTCATGCTCGATGCCCTCGCCGCAGGAGGAACCAGCTTCGACTCGCTGTACGTCAACGTCAACGGCGCCTCTGGCTACTTTGACCGGTCCCTCAACGCCTATGGCCGCCAGGGTGAGCCGTGCAAGCGGTGTGCCGCGGCGGGGATCAACGCGGTCATTCGGCGGGACCAGTTCATGAACCGCTCGTCCCACACCTGCCCGGTCTGCCAGCCACGGCCACGCAACGGCCGCTGGTAA
- a CDS encoding YceD family protein: MAFDVKDLGRSPGSMRTLKEHVPAPGDLGVALIGVQEGSDVELDLRLEAVHEGILVSGTVIAEVTGECGRCLDPLAYDLEVNVQELFFYEGIELSDGEEDEEQRRVEHDVIDLEPVLRDAVVTNLPFQPVCREDCQGLCSECGVRLEDEPGHHHEVLDPRWAALADMAKPDRQN; the protein is encoded by the coding sequence TTGGCGTTCGACGTCAAGGACCTCGGGCGCAGCCCGGGAAGCATGCGGACACTGAAGGAACATGTACCCGCACCGGGTGATCTTGGTGTGGCGCTCATTGGTGTTCAGGAAGGCTCGGATGTCGAGCTCGACCTGAGGCTGGAGGCCGTACACGAAGGAATTCTGGTATCAGGAACCGTTATCGCCGAAGTAACCGGCGAGTGCGGCCGATGCCTGGATCCCCTTGCGTATGACCTTGAGGTCAATGTGCAAGAACTTTTCTTCTACGAGGGCATTGAGCTCTCGGATGGAGAAGAAGATGAAGAGCAACGTCGAGTCGAGCACGATGTAATCGATCTTGAACCGGTGTTGCGGGACGCGGTTGTCACCAATCTGCCGTTCCAGCCGGTGTGCCGGGAAGACTGCCAGGGCCTTTGCTCCGAATGTGGAGTTCGCCTGGAAGACGAGCCGGGGCACCACCACGAGGTCCTGGATCCTCGCTGGGCTGCCCTAGCTGATATGGCTAAGCCTGACCGGCAAAATTGA
- a CDS encoding DUF4082 domain-containing protein: MPASKAHHRLVLKRTAATLVLALLAALLPAFAPLGVLQSAYAADPCAPLLNPIACENSKPGSPSSEWDIDGAGDSTLQGFSTDISVNAGQPLQFKIDTTASNYTIAIYRTGWYQGLGARKVADVVPSALRQAQPQCTSDVATGLYDCGTWAVSATWQVPSTAVSGIYLAVLNRPDTGGRSHITFIVRNDSSQAPVVFQTSDPTWQAYNTYGGSDFYEGGSNGRAYKISYNRPVATRSGPDGRDFYFSNEYPLVRFLEKNGYDVSYISGVDTDRNGSLLLNHKVFLSVGHDEYWSGAQRANVEKARDAGVNLQFLSGNEAYWRTRYEPSKTDGAAYRTLVSYKETWSNAKIDPSTEWTGTWRDPRYAAPANGGGRPENGLTGTMYMSNFTDLPVTVSAAEGKSRLWRNTSLASLPVGGSAQLAPHTVGYESDEDLDNGFRPAGLVRLSTTTGAVDQYLQDFGNTVKPGTTTHNVTLYKAASGALVFSAGSVQWTWGLDQQHDGPGAAPDPRMQQAQVNLLADMGAQPATLDAALTAASASTDTAGPTVSITSPADGTTIAHGSSVTVSGTATDTGGIVAGVEVSTDGGNTWHPAQGKQNWTYTYIQKGLSTASIRVRAIDDSANAGTAATRSISLSGPYTVFGQQVPAVDDGQDGGAYELGMKFTPTTDGFITGVRFYKSTSNTGTHVGSLWSPDGQRLASATFASETATGWQKVLFTQPVAVTAGTTYTVSYTDPKGHYAVKDYQWAYFGFSDPPMTVAGGFGSPAAGVYGSPDTYPSASYGNGNYFVDAVFDTTDNTPLTASGQWPLPGSSSVPQSTTVGAVFSKPVTASSVQLNLTAANGTQVAGTTVYDSVSRKTTFTPSSPLALATTYTAVLSATASTGGTLTAGGTWSFTTVVSPPTPGTCPCSFYDDSVQPGIPEVKDGTPLTLGIRFSSTADGTVTGVRFYKSAGNTGTHTGTLFSGSGTALATVTFANESTSGWQTAYFNQPVAMTANTEYIMAYKSTTGTYSATVNGFGSGLSSGNLRAVSDAGAYSYTSDFPANRSTTSYLVDVVVQYPDPPFTATGQTPLPGSSSVPLNTLVSATFSKPATASTVALVLTGPDGAGVPGATAFDSTAGKVTFTPSVPLNPSSTYTATVTATSSTGQQLSAGGSWTFTTVPPPRVEGTCPCTLYQDTVTPTTLEVKDGVPLSLGVRFASSASGNITGIRFYKAAGNTGTHTGTLFTAAGQQLASVTFSGESTAGWQTATFSQPVAIAADTEYIAAYKSPTGTYSYTQGGFSTGFTSGPLRTTQGSGGYSYSSDFPGNSSSNSYLVDVVFTSTATASLTVSSLSPAANATGVAVDTKPALTLSAAVQPGSALLLSTGGTSITGSSALSADGRTITFSPAQLLPAGAAITASASNVVSTSGAVLAPTSWQFTTASPPPPSQTLFSSIQPQVATSTETRAIDLGTAFRTTAPGTVTALRFYKGPNNTGVHTGALWDPSGVKVAGVTYANETASGWQTAVLSTPVRLTVGSTYVVSYNAPAGKYSYTSNFFTKDWTSGVLVAPAAKNGLFRYGTGTAVPNRTSSGTNYFVDVVFAPDPA, translated from the coding sequence ATGCCAGCATCGAAGGCGCATCACCGGCTGGTCCTGAAAAGGACAGCTGCCACGTTGGTACTCGCTCTTCTTGCAGCATTGCTTCCCGCATTTGCACCCCTGGGAGTCCTCCAGTCCGCCTACGCCGCGGACCCTTGCGCGCCGCTGCTCAATCCCATTGCGTGCGAGAATTCGAAACCGGGCAGCCCGTCCTCGGAATGGGACATCGACGGAGCCGGTGACAGCACCCTGCAGGGCTTTTCGACGGACATCAGCGTCAACGCAGGCCAACCGCTGCAGTTCAAAATCGATACAACCGCCAGCAACTACACCATCGCGATCTACCGGACCGGGTGGTACCAGGGACTTGGTGCCCGGAAGGTCGCCGATGTGGTTCCCTCCGCGCTCCGGCAGGCCCAGCCGCAATGTACTTCGGACGTGGCCACCGGACTTTACGACTGCGGCACGTGGGCCGTCTCCGCCACGTGGCAGGTCCCGTCCACAGCCGTCTCCGGCATCTACCTTGCAGTCCTCAACCGTCCCGACACCGGCGGCCGGAGCCACATCACCTTCATCGTCCGCAACGACAGCAGCCAGGCCCCTGTGGTCTTCCAGACCTCCGACCCGACCTGGCAGGCCTACAACACCTACGGCGGTTCCGATTTCTATGAAGGCGGCAGCAACGGGCGCGCCTACAAGATCAGCTACAACCGGCCCGTCGCCACCCGCAGCGGTCCCGATGGACGTGACTTCTACTTCAGCAATGAGTACCCCCTGGTCAGGTTCCTCGAAAAGAACGGCTATGACGTCTCCTACATCAGCGGCGTGGACACTGACCGGAACGGTTCGCTGCTGCTCAACCACAAAGTGTTCCTGTCCGTGGGCCACGACGAGTACTGGTCCGGCGCCCAGCGCGCCAATGTCGAGAAAGCGCGCGATGCCGGAGTGAATTTGCAGTTCCTGTCCGGCAATGAAGCCTACTGGCGCACCAGATATGAACCGTCGAAAACGGACGGGGCGGCGTACCGCACCCTGGTCTCCTATAAGGAAACCTGGTCGAACGCCAAAATCGATCCGAGCACTGAATGGACGGGAACGTGGCGCGATCCCCGCTATGCCGCACCCGCCAATGGCGGCGGACGGCCGGAGAACGGCCTGACAGGCACGATGTACATGTCCAACTTCACGGACCTGCCGGTCACGGTGAGCGCAGCGGAGGGGAAGTCCCGTCTGTGGCGCAACACGTCCCTTGCCTCGCTCCCCGTGGGAGGCTCCGCCCAGCTTGCGCCCCACACAGTGGGCTACGAATCGGACGAAGATCTGGACAACGGTTTCAGGCCTGCAGGACTGGTCAGGCTCTCCACCACTACCGGGGCCGTGGACCAGTACCTGCAGGACTTCGGCAATACCGTGAAGCCCGGCACAACAACCCATAACGTCACGCTGTACAAGGCCGCCAGCGGGGCCTTGGTGTTCTCTGCAGGCAGCGTGCAGTGGACCTGGGGGCTCGACCAGCAACATGACGGCCCCGGCGCGGCTCCTGATCCCCGGATGCAGCAGGCGCAGGTCAACCTTCTGGCGGACATGGGAGCCCAACCCGCCACTCTTGACGCGGCATTGACGGCTGCGAGCGCCAGCACCGACACAGCAGGACCGACGGTGTCCATCACCTCCCCCGCAGACGGCACCACCATCGCGCACGGATCGTCCGTGACGGTATCCGGAACCGCCACCGACACCGGGGGCATCGTGGCCGGCGTCGAGGTGTCAACGGACGGCGGCAACACCTGGCACCCTGCCCAGGGAAAGCAGAACTGGACGTACACCTACATCCAGAAGGGCCTGTCCACCGCCAGCATCCGGGTCCGGGCAATCGACGACAGCGCGAACGCCGGCACCGCGGCTACCCGGAGTATTTCGCTTAGCGGCCCGTACACCGTCTTCGGGCAGCAAGTCCCCGCGGTGGACGACGGCCAGGACGGCGGAGCCTACGAACTCGGCATGAAGTTCACCCCCACCACCGACGGTTTCATTACCGGCGTGCGCTTCTACAAGAGCACGTCCAACACCGGAACCCATGTCGGTTCGCTGTGGAGCCCTGACGGACAGCGGCTTGCCAGCGCTACTTTCGCTTCCGAGACCGCAACCGGCTGGCAAAAGGTTCTCTTCACCCAGCCTGTGGCTGTCACCGCAGGGACGACCTACACCGTCTCCTACACCGATCCGAAAGGACATTACGCGGTCAAGGACTACCAGTGGGCGTACTTCGGCTTCAGCGATCCGCCCATGACGGTGGCGGGAGGATTCGGAAGCCCGGCGGCAGGCGTCTACGGCAGCCCTGATACGTATCCGTCCGCCTCGTACGGCAACGGAAACTACTTCGTGGACGCAGTCTTCGACACCACGGACAACACTCCCCTGACGGCCTCGGGACAGTGGCCGTTGCCGGGATCCTCAAGCGTTCCCCAGTCGACCACCGTGGGCGCTGTATTCTCCAAGCCCGTGACGGCCTCCAGCGTACAGCTCAACCTCACGGCCGCGAACGGTACCCAGGTGGCCGGAACAACGGTGTACGACTCCGTGAGCCGCAAGACGACCTTTACGCCGTCCTCCCCGTTGGCGCTGGCGACGACGTACACCGCCGTACTCTCGGCGACTGCTTCCACGGGCGGCACCCTGACGGCGGGAGGGACGTGGTCGTTTACCACAGTCGTCTCTCCACCGACCCCCGGCACCTGCCCATGCAGCTTCTACGACGACTCGGTCCAGCCCGGCATCCCGGAGGTCAAGGACGGGACGCCGCTGACCCTGGGCATACGCTTCTCCAGCACCGCTGACGGCACTGTGACCGGCGTGCGGTTCTACAAGTCGGCAGGCAACACCGGAACCCACACCGGAACGCTCTTCTCGGGGTCGGGCACCGCCCTGGCGACTGTCACGTTTGCGAATGAGTCAACCTCGGGATGGCAGACGGCCTACTTCAACCAGCCAGTGGCAATGACCGCAAACACCGAATACATCATGGCGTACAAGAGCACCACCGGCACGTATTCGGCCACTGTCAACGGCTTTGGTTCCGGCCTCTCGTCGGGCAACCTCCGGGCGGTGTCCGACGCCGGAGCCTACTCCTACACCAGCGATTTCCCGGCCAACCGCTCGACAACGAGTTACCTGGTGGACGTCGTGGTCCAGTATCCGGATCCGCCGTTCACCGCGACCGGCCAAACGCCGCTTCCCGGCTCGTCGAGTGTTCCCCTTAACACCCTGGTATCGGCTACGTTCTCCAAGCCGGCCACAGCCTCAACGGTTGCCCTGGTCCTTACCGGGCCTGATGGAGCGGGAGTGCCAGGGGCCACGGCTTTCGACTCCACGGCCGGAAAGGTGACCTTCACACCGTCCGTTCCCCTGAACCCGTCCTCAACCTACACGGCAACCGTCACTGCCACGTCCAGCACAGGGCAGCAGCTCAGCGCCGGCGGCAGCTGGACCTTCACCACGGTTCCTCCGCCACGGGTCGAAGGCACGTGCCCCTGCACGCTCTACCAGGACACGGTGACGCCCACCACCCTCGAGGTCAAAGACGGTGTCCCGCTGTCACTGGGAGTGCGGTTCGCCAGCTCCGCCAGTGGCAACATCACCGGAATCAGGTTCTACAAAGCCGCTGGAAACACCGGAACGCACACGGGAACGCTGTTCACCGCGGCAGGGCAGCAACTGGCCAGCGTCACGTTCTCCGGGGAATCCACCGCCGGGTGGCAAACGGCAACCTTCAGCCAACCAGTGGCCATAGCCGCCGACACTGAATACATAGCCGCCTACAAGTCCCCCACCGGCACCTACTCCTACACCCAGGGCGGGTTCTCCACCGGCTTCACCAGTGGCCCGTTGCGCACCACGCAGGGCTCGGGCGGATACTCGTACAGCAGTGATTTCCCCGGCAACTCGTCCAGCAACAGCTACCTTGTGGACGTGGTCTTCACAAGCACAGCCACAGCGTCGCTGACGGTCAGCTCCCTCTCACCCGCAGCTAACGCAACGGGGGTGGCGGTGGACACCAAACCCGCACTGACGTTGTCAGCGGCGGTACAGCCGGGCTCGGCGTTGCTGCTTTCCACCGGAGGAACCAGCATTACGGGCAGTTCCGCCCTGTCGGCCGACGGGCGGACCATCACTTTCAGCCCCGCGCAACTCCTGCCGGCGGGCGCTGCCATCACGGCAAGCGCCAGTAACGTGGTTTCCACGAGCGGCGCCGTCCTCGCGCCCACCTCCTGGCAGTTCACCACCGCGAGCCCCCCGCCACCCAGCCAGACGCTCTTCTCCAGCATTCAGCCGCAGGTTGCGACGTCTACGGAGACCCGGGCCATCGATCTGGGTACTGCGTTCCGGACCACGGCGCCCGGGACGGTTACTGCCCTGCGCTTTTACAAGGGGCCAAACAATACCGGAGTCCATACGGGCGCCCTGTGGGATCCGTCCGGCGTCAAGGTGGCGGGGGTGACCTACGCGAACGAGACAGCGAGCGGATGGCAGACAGCCGTCCTCTCAACGCCCGTCAGGCTCACGGTGGGGTCCACGTATGTGGTGTCCTACAACGCCCCAGCGGGCAAGTACTCGTACACCAGCAACTTCTTTACCAAAGACTGGACCAGCGGGGTGCTCGTGGCTCCAGCCGCAAAAAACGGTCTCTTCAGGTATGGGACGGGAACGGCTGTGCCCAACCGGACATCGTCCGGCACCAACTACTTTGTCGACGTTGTCTTCGCGCCGGATCCGGCCTGA
- the rpmF gene encoding 50S ribosomal protein L32: MAVPKRKMSRSNTRARRSQWKATAPHLVKTVENGQVTYSLPHQAKVVTDSAGTALFLEYKGRKVADV; encoded by the coding sequence GTGGCTGTTCCCAAGCGGAAAATGTCTCGCTCGAATACCCGCGCCCGCCGCTCGCAGTGGAAGGCGACCGCCCCCCACCTGGTGAAGACCGTTGAGAACGGCCAGGTCACCTACAGCCTGCCGCACCAGGCAAAGGTCGTTACCGACTCTGCTGGCACCGCGCTGTTCCTTGAGTACAAGGGCCGCAAGGTCGCTGACGTCTAA
- a CDS encoding MFS transporter: MYISVSDRNGGQGGTEQARAAVPFRFASTIVWLGIVSLFTDVSSESVAAVLPLYLTGYLGLSVIAFGVLDGINQGAGSLVRIAAGWYSDRAGRPKYVALAGYGLSATARLALLFAGGFWSLTGTITADRIGKGIRTAPRDALITVNAQPEHLARHFGVHRMLDTVGAALGPLLAAAILLLIPSGYSTVFVVSLAFAVIGVAALALFVPDLPALKLRTASGSRKAGPAPIIRWRTLHRSGLGRLLITAGLFGLLTVGDGFIYLALQDRNAFELQWFPMLYVGTNAVFLALAIPLGRLADRWGRTKVFVAGHLALLACYLLAALPFTGAGAVAGCLVLLGIFYAATDGVLTALASQLVSPERLATGIGAAQTVVAVSRMVASAGFGVLWFAVGPTAALILVGCLLALAVLASPLLLGRAKAAKVHA; encoded by the coding sequence ATGTATATTTCCGTCTCTGACCGTAACGGCGGCCAAGGCGGGACAGAACAGGCACGCGCTGCTGTTCCCTTCAGGTTCGCCTCGACCATCGTGTGGCTCGGTATCGTCAGCCTGTTTACCGATGTCTCCTCGGAGTCAGTGGCGGCGGTTCTTCCCCTGTACCTCACAGGCTACCTGGGCCTCTCGGTGATCGCCTTCGGTGTCCTGGACGGTATAAACCAGGGCGCGGGTTCGCTGGTCCGGATCGCGGCCGGATGGTATTCGGACCGCGCCGGCCGGCCGAAATATGTTGCACTGGCCGGTTACGGCCTGTCCGCCACGGCGAGGTTGGCATTGCTTTTTGCCGGGGGATTCTGGAGCCTCACCGGCACTATCACCGCGGACAGGATCGGCAAGGGAATCAGGACCGCGCCGCGGGACGCCCTGATCACAGTCAACGCGCAGCCTGAGCACCTTGCACGGCATTTTGGCGTCCACCGCATGCTCGACACCGTCGGTGCGGCGCTCGGTCCCCTGCTGGCCGCCGCCATCCTGCTTCTCATACCGTCCGGATATTCCACCGTCTTTGTGGTTTCCCTGGCCTTTGCCGTGATTGGTGTGGCGGCACTGGCGCTATTTGTCCCGGACCTGCCGGCCCTAAAACTGCGCACCGCGTCCGGAAGCAGAAAGGCGGGTCCTGCACCCATCATCCGGTGGAGGACGCTGCACCGCAGCGGACTCGGCCGCCTCCTGATCACCGCGGGACTTTTTGGCCTGCTAACGGTCGGTGACGGCTTCATCTACCTGGCACTCCAGGACCGCAATGCCTTCGAACTGCAATGGTTTCCCATGCTGTACGTGGGCACGAACGCCGTCTTCCTGGCGCTGGCCATCCCGCTCGGGAGGCTCGCCGACCGCTGGGGACGGACCAAGGTGTTCGTCGCCGGCCACCTTGCCCTGTTGGCCTGCTACCTGCTGGCTGCCCTCCCTTTCACGGGCGCAGGAGCAGTTGCAGGGTGCCTGGTCCTCCTCGGCATCTTTTACGCGGCGACTGACGGGGTCCTGACCGCATTGGCAAGCCAACTGGTTTCTCCGGAGCGTCTGGCCACAGGAATAGGTGCAGCCCAGACGGTTGTGGCGGTGAGCAGGATGGTTGCTTCGGCCGGATTCGGTGTCCTGTGGTTCGCGGTGGGGCCCACCGCAGCTCTGATCCTCGTGGGTTGCCTGCTGGCCCTCGCAGTGCTGGCCTCGCCGCTGCTCCTTGGCCGCGCCAAAGCAGCTAAGGTGCATGCATGA
- the coaD gene encoding pantetheine-phosphate adenylyltransferase encodes MRRAVCPGSFDPIHNGHLEVIARAAGLFDEVIVAISTNYAKKYMFSLEERLEMARETLASLKGIVVEPVGEGLLAEYCRQRGVSAIVKGLRSSSDFDYELPMATMNRQLSGVETVFLPAEASYVHLSSTLIKEVAVLGGSVSDYVPRSVHRRMVSGEPSPDQQPKR; translated from the coding sequence ATGAGACGCGCTGTGTGCCCCGGATCCTTCGACCCCATCCACAACGGCCATCTCGAAGTCATTGCACGGGCTGCCGGTCTTTTCGATGAGGTCATTGTGGCCATCTCCACCAACTATGCGAAAAAGTACATGTTCAGCCTGGAAGAGCGGCTGGAGATGGCGCGCGAGACCCTGGCGTCGCTTAAGGGAATCGTGGTGGAACCGGTGGGCGAGGGGCTCCTGGCGGAGTACTGCCGCCAGCGTGGTGTCTCCGCCATTGTCAAAGGACTGCGGTCGTCGTCGGACTTTGACTACGAGCTTCCCATGGCCACCATGAACCGGCAGCTGAGCGGGGTGGAGACGGTCTTCCTCCCGGCAGAGGCCAGCTACGTCCATCTGTCCTCCACCCTGATCAAGGAGGTGGCTGTCCTGGGCGGCAGCGTCTCGGACTATGTGCCCCGGTCGGTGCACCGGCGCATGGTTTCCGGCGAGCCTTCGCCGGATCAGCAGCCAAAGCGGTAG
- a CDS encoding aminotransferase class I/II-fold pyridoxal phosphate-dependent enzyme, protein MHRARELSTPLAPAPWQRTALGANLLAPDGGLGVTIFEEMTTLAVQTGAINLGQGFPDEDGPAEIREAARAAIAAGANQYAPGKGLPELREAVAAHQERFYGLAPDPATEVIITTGATEGIAASLLAFAGPGDEVLTFEPFYDSYGAVIGLSGATHTTVPLAAPDFMPDLAALEAAFNERTRVVLLNNPHNPTGAVFPPAILQRVVDLAARHGSMIITDEVYEHLTFGVSHTPVATLPGAADRTITISSAGKTFSLTGWKIGWLSGPGELVAAVRTVKQFLTYSSGTPFQAAIARGLALPDGFYTGIASALEQKRDILSAGLRAAGFDVFSPQGTYFVNVDTAPLGITDALDLARRLPALVGVAAIPVPVFCHPEGAERTRSLLRFAFCKRTEVLEEAAERLATLRGRL, encoded by the coding sequence ATGCATCGAGCACGGGAACTTTCCACACCCCTGGCACCTGCTCCGTGGCAGCGCACCGCGCTCGGAGCAAACCTCCTGGCCCCGGACGGCGGACTCGGAGTCACCATCTTCGAAGAGATGACCACCCTGGCCGTCCAGACGGGGGCCATCAACCTGGGACAGGGCTTCCCCGATGAGGACGGGCCGGCGGAAATCAGGGAGGCGGCGCGGGCCGCCATTGCGGCCGGTGCCAACCAGTACGCACCGGGCAAGGGCCTTCCGGAACTCCGGGAGGCGGTGGCCGCGCACCAGGAGCGCTTTTACGGGCTGGCGCCGGACCCGGCAACGGAAGTCATCATCACTACCGGGGCTACCGAGGGCATCGCCGCCTCCTTGCTGGCGTTCGCCGGGCCGGGCGATGAAGTCCTCACGTTTGAACCGTTCTACGACTCCTACGGCGCGGTGATTGGACTCTCCGGAGCCACCCACACCACTGTCCCCCTGGCGGCCCCGGACTTCATGCCGGACCTGGCGGCGCTGGAGGCAGCCTTCAACGAACGGACGCGGGTGGTGCTGCTGAACAACCCGCACAATCCCACGGGAGCCGTTTTTCCGCCGGCAATCCTGCAGCGGGTGGTGGATCTTGCGGCCAGGCACGGCAGCATGATCATCACCGACGAGGTGTACGAGCACCTCACCTTCGGCGTGAGCCATACCCCCGTGGCCACTCTTCCGGGCGCCGCTGACCGGACCATCACCATTTCCTCCGCCGGCAAGACGTTTTCCCTCACCGGCTGGAAGATCGGCTGGCTGAGCGGCCCCGGGGAACTGGTCGCGGCGGTCCGGACGGTAAAGCAGTTCCTCACCTACAGTTCCGGCACCCCCTTCCAGGCAGCGATCGCCCGGGGACTGGCCCTGCCGGATGGCTTCTACACCGGCATCGCCTCTGCTTTGGAGCAGAAGCGGGACATTCTCAGCGCGGGGCTCCGGGCTGCCGGCTTTGACGTCTTTTCTCCGCAGGGAACCTACTTCGTCAATGTGGATACAGCCCCGCTGGGCATCACGGACGCGCTGGACCTGGCCCGGCGCCTGCCGGCACTGGTGGGGGTCGCCGCCATCCCTGTTCCGGTCTTCTGCCACCCGGAAGGCGCGGAACGGACACGAAGCCTGCTCCGCTTTGCCTTCTGCAAGAGGACCGAAGTCCTGGAGGAGGCCGCCGAGCGGCTGGCAACCCTGCGCGGCAGGCTCTGA